Proteins encoded together in one Impatiens glandulifera chromosome 1, dImpGla2.1, whole genome shotgun sequence window:
- the LOC124928126 gene encoding uncharacterized protein LOC124928126 has product MMNFLALISAFGIIAIAHLLHHGFTEATPTFMYLSEPKGTVQTIKTLNGDIIDCVNIYKQISFDNPLIKSSQLDLNLEQMKRDNYIPKNVQDWHIYGECPFQTVPILRSRRRQTSSFHSLPAIKNVEIQNHKHAMVSNKKGNYYGGSAIFSVSNPRTEEGDFSLVQLMLATDHGTPKSNSIEAGWIVHPHMYGDNKTRFFIYWTYDNLVYAAMQNNGYNGTGCYNLICPGFVQTSQTFSIGAPLPINSKLDNIILTEIQISVYKAVTGDWWLKVNNETIGYWQHDLFSNLGANANQILWGGDVYSKPSRRGFHTTTQMGMGAFPKYNNIASHVRNLQVMKETNEWKTPSHWSLKEMISNSNCYDLKFPSIFVRKENWRVYFYYGGYGYSDKCPY; this is encoded by the exons atgatgaattttCTTGCATTGATCTCTGCATTTGGGATAATAGCCATAGCCCATTTGTTACACCATGGATTTACAGAAGCCACTCCAACATTTATGTACTTGTCAGAACCCAAAGGAACTGTTCAAACCATCAAG ACTTTAAACGGAGATATTATCGATTGTGTTAATATCTACAAACAAATAAGTTTCGACAATCCATTGATTAAGAGCTCGCAACTCGATCTTAACTTGGAGCAG ATGAAAAGGGATAACTATATCCCCAAGAATGTCCAGGACTGGCATATATATGGAGAATGCCCATTTCAAACAGTCCCCATTCTAAGATCCCGTAGACGTCAAACTTCCTCGTTTCATTCACTTCCAGCCATCAAAAATGTTGAAATTCAGAATCATAAG cATGCAATGGTATCGAATAAAAAAGGAAACTACTATGGAGGTTCTGCAATATTCAGTGTTTCGAACCCTCGAACTGAGGAAGGTGATTTCAGTTTAGTGCAACTTATGCTTGCAACTGATCATGGCACACCGAAATCAAACTCTATTGAAGCCGGTTGGATA GTCCATCCCCACATGTATGGAGACAATAAAACAAGGTTTTTCATATATTGGACA TACGATAACCTAGTTTATGCGGCAATGCAGAATAATGGCTATAACGGTACAGGATGTTATAATCTCATATGCCCTGGCTTCGTGCAAACAAGCCAAACATTTTCCATCGGCGCGCCCCTACCGATAAATTCCAAATTGGACAATATAATATTGACCGAGATACAAATTTCTGTCTATAAG GCAGTCACAGGTGACTGGTGGCTCAAAGTGAACAATGAAACGATAGGATATTGGCAACATGATCTTTTCAGCAATTTAGGTGCAAACGCCAATCAAATTTTATGGGGCGGAGATGTCTACTCAAAACCTTCACGTCGTGGGTTCCACACGACTACTCAGATGGGCATGGGGGCATTTCCTAAATATAACAATATAGCTAGTCATGTCCGCAATCTTCAAGTCATGAAGGAGACAAACGAATGGAAGACTCCTTCTCATTGGTCTCTTAAAGAAATGATATCAAACTCTAATTGTTATGACTTAAAATTTCCAAGTATTTTTGTAAGGAAAGAGAATTGGagggtttatttttattacgGAGGTTATGGATATTCCGACAAATgtccatattaa